In Trifolium pratense cultivar HEN17-A07 linkage group LG7, ARS_RC_1.1, whole genome shotgun sequence, a genomic segment contains:
- the LOC123894566 gene encoding DNA-directed RNA polymerase III subunit 1-like isoform X3, with amino-acid sequence MEEQRRFREIVLEKQIIKGIKYCTLSEEDVKNISEVYVSQALDYDCSGETPIMGGLYDPHMGPANDTLICLTCYGNFRKCQGHYGYLHLVEPVYHVGYLTMVEGILKCICKECSRILLNNDICTNYLKKMKGDSEDRGLPWDELKKIQFVKDLIEKCSKVKTCPYCEYNNGTIKKDPNGRSFLYHNDTILYPDMALFLLKEMVDEDRELLCVSEKPEKLFISTISVPPLAVRPSLPLNLRLAREDYLTERLKKIIKANKILTKHVKEYVIKQRDLDSPIYKRAYENLQFEVDQYMNSDDQQGQPLPAGLVQRLRGKQGRIRGTLSRKNVNYSGRTVISPDPYLKITEAAIPIPMACHLTYPERVTPRNRQKLQQRVRNGADMYPGAILVRKRTVSMLWNLMPPSWTVARDLEVGDIVDRHLEDGDIVLLNGQPSLNRMSMMCHRARILPGRTLRLNASVCDAYNVYFDGDEMNIHVPQTEEARAEAISLMAVSSESLLENCIGCNNLWTPKNGEILVAVNQDSVPAKCFLSYNVSSESLPKNCIGGNNLCTTKNGEILVALNQDLLTSFFLITRKDTFYDRSEFSHILSYIGHMDTELPEAAIKKPVELWSGKQLFSILLCSHENVNLTVREKFYCTKHDDRNREKKTMCPNDGFVYFHNSELISGQLGKATLGNGNKDGLFFVILNDYNAYAAACCINRLSKLSAQWIGNHGFSIAIHDVEPQNTLINAKDDMISNGYQTCKESMEIFYGIRQDDNAGRIAAQNLETKITDELNDIRGALGEVCMETLHWRNSLLIMSQSGSKGSPINISQMVASVGQQLVGGCRAAIGFTDRSLPHFPKQARSPAAKGFVANSFYNGLSATEFFFHAMEVREGVPISENIEDTGLVTRRLMKALEDLFSHYDCTVRNTGGDIVQFCYGDDGMDPVSMEGKNGKPLNFERLFLRSKAMCPKDGDEAALSSSDLCEVVRQELSELCMSNLVESGFSEDLKNFICGMSGITRRQIELDSSGSVEFVRVYWK; translated from the exons ATGGAGGAGCAAAGAAGGTTCAGGGAAATAGttttagaaaaacaaataat AAAGGGCATAAAATATTGCACGTTATCAGAGGAAGATGTCAAAAACATTAGCGAAGTTTATGTGTCACAAGCTTTGGATTATGATTGTTCGGGTGAAACACCCATCATGGGTGGCTTGTATGATCCCCACATG GGGCCTGCTAATGATACACTTATCTGTCTAACATGCTACGGAAACTTTAGAAAATGTCAAGGGCACTACGGATACTTACATCTAGTTGAGCCTGTATACCATGTTGGATATCTTACTATGGTTGAGGGGATATTGAAGTGCATTTGTAAG GAATGTAGTCGTATTCTCCTTAACAATGATATATGTAcaaattatttgaagaaaatgaaaggaG ATTCTGAAGACCGTGGCCTCCCTTGGgatgaattgaaaaaaattcagttcGTTAAAGATTTAATAGAAAAATGTAGCAAAGTCAAGACTTGCCCATACTGTGAATATAACAATG GTACAATAAAGAAGGACCCAAATGGCCGAAGCTTTCTTTATCATAATGACACAATCCTTTACCCTGATATGGCTCTTTTCCTGCTTAAAGAGATGGTTGACGAG GACCGTGAGTTACTCTGTGTCTCTGAAAAACCAGAGAAGCTCTTCATATCAACAATTTCTGTGCCACCTCTAGCTGTTCGACCTTCATTACCCCTAAACTTGCGATTGGCAAG GGAAGATTACTTAACAGAGaggctaaaaaaaataatcaaagcaAATAAGATTCTGACCAAACATGTAAAGGAGTATGTGATCAAACAAAGAGATCTGGATTCACCCATTTATAAG CGTGCTTATGAAAATCTCCAGTTTGAGGTTGATCAGTACATGAATAGTGATGATCAGCAAGGCCAACCGCTACCGGCTGGTTTAGTTCAGCGTTTAAGAGGGAAGCAGGGACGTATCCGTGGTACCTTATCTAGGAAAAATGTTAATTATAGTGGCAGGACAGTTATTTCACCAGATCCTTATCTGAAGATTACTGAG GCTGCAATACCCATCCCTATGGCATGTCACTTGACTTATCCTGAGCGTGTTACACCTCGAAACAGACAGAAGTTGCAACAACGTGTGAGAAATGGTGCTGATATGTATCCTGGTGCAATATTGGTTCGAAAACGCACAGTTTCTATGTTGTG GAACCTCATGCCTCCTAGTTGGACTGTTGCTCGTGATTTGGAAGTTGGAGACATTGTTGATCGCCATTTGGAAGATGGAGACATTGTTCTTTTGAATGGACAACCAAGCTTGAATCGGATGTCTATGATGTGTCATAGG GCAAGGATCTTGCCTGGGAGAACTTTGCGATTGAATGCATCTGTTTGTGACGCATATAATGTTTATTTTGATGGCGATGAGATGAACATACATGTTCCACAGACTGAAGAGGCTAGAGCAGAAGCTATTTCGTTAATGGCG GTTTCATCAGAGTCTTTACTGGAAAATTGTATTGGTTGCAACAATTTGTGGACACCAAAAAATGGCGAAATTCTAGTTGCCGTGAATCAAGACAGCGTTCCAGCTAAATGCTTCCTCTCGTACAAT GTTTCATCAGAGTCGTTACCGAAAAATTGTATTGGTGGCAACAATTTGTGCACAACAAAAAATGGCGAAATTCTAGTTGCCCTGAATCAAGACCTCTTGACCTCTTTCTTTCTCATAACTAGGAAAGACACTTTTTATGATCGTTCAGAGTTTTCACATATTTTGTCATACATAGGTCACATGGATACTGAACTGCCAGAAGCTGCAATTAAGAAG CCAGTTGAGCTTTGGAGTGGTAAACAATTATTCAGCATTTTATTGTGCTCACATGAAAATGTGAATCTCACTGTGAGGGAGAAATTTTACTGCACAAAGCATGACGATAGGAatagagaaaagaaaacaatgtGCCCAAATGATGGGTTTGTTTATTTTCACAATAGTGAGTTAATCTCCGGGCAACTTGGAAAGGCGACTTTAG GAAATGGTAATAAGGATGGACTTTTCTTTGTGATACTAAATGACTATAACGCATATGCTGCTGCTTGTTGCATTAACCGTCTATCTAAATTGAG TGCTCAGTGGATAGGCAATCATGGGTTCTCGATAGCCATTCATGATGTTGAACCGCAAAACACACTGATCAATGCAAAGGATGATATGATTAGTAATGGTTATCAAACTTGTAAAGAATCTATGGAAATTTTCTATGGAATACGGCAAGATGACAATGCTGGTCGTATTGCAGCTCAAAATTTAGAGACCAAGATAACTGATGAATTAAATGACATACGTGGTGCACTAGGGGAG GTATGCATGGAAACATTACACTGGAGAAATAGTCTATTGATCATGTCACAGAGTGGCTCCAAAGGGTCTCCTATCAATATCAGTCAGATGGTTGCCAGCGTTGGTCAGCAGTTAGTTGGTGGTTGTCGTGCTGCTATTGGGTTCACAGATAGGAGTCTTCCTCATTTCCCTAAACAAGCAAGAAGTCCTGCT GCAAAAGGTTTTGTTGCTAATTCCTTTTATAATGGATTGTCAGCAACTGAGTTTTTCTTCCATGCAATGGAAGTGAGAGAAGGTGTTCCTATATCG GAAAATATTGAAGACACCGGACTTGTGACTCGTAGATTAATGAAAGCTCTAGAGGACTTGTTTTCACATTATGATTGTACTGTAAGAAATACTGGTGgtgatattgttcaattttgcTATGGAGATGATGGCATGGATCCAGTTAGCATGGAAGGAAAAAATGGAAAACCATTAAATTTTGAGCGGTTATTTCTCAGAAGCAAG GCCATGTGTCCCAAAGATGGAGATGAAGCAGCCTTATCTTCATCAGATTTGTGTGAAGTAGTTCGTCAGGAGCTTTCAGAGCTTTGTATGTCTAATTTAGTGGAGAGTGGATTTTCAGAAGATTTGAAGAACTTTATTTGTGGGATGTCTGGGATCACTCGTAGACAGATAGAG CTGGATAGCAGCGGGTCTGTTGAATTTGTCAGAGTTTACTGGAAATGA